Genomic segment of Passer domesticus isolate bPasDom1 chromosome 4, bPasDom1.hap1, whole genome shotgun sequence:
gctctaaggtcctccgaggcgaaagaacaaagctacaggtcacaagaaaccccatgagccactcAAAATCACGGGACTAATGGTGAAAGAATTACTGCAAACcgaacaaggtgggtgcatttccctcatgcttcccctgggactcagcagtcagggcctttggctgcacatctggacacaccgtgcccagcacagcgggaagggatccatggcagcctctctgccccactgctgctttcacgccccgCAGGGCtacttcccagcctggcctggcggcagcttctgcccagtctctgcaggaaggcatttggcgtcagctgacagggagcccaaactgcaccacgggcctgagattccctgaaatttcatagtctCCAGGATGATCACTAAGGGCGGGTGTTATCATGAAAGTGGACCCTGGCCTACTCAGAAAATTGTGTGGATTCCTGATCCTTAACCATGACTTTCACAAGTACTGGctgctgaagatgccacctccccaatggggaacagccccacctgatccagccgtccctcttcctttctccagaagtggatggagaggctgggcagaaggcggcgtttcccgaaggaagcagtggctccatgacAGACTCTGCTGTAGGACTGGAGGCGATGACAGGCACAgtcacaggaggtaattgctgtgcctctgggcctgagccctgctgaggcttgagctgctgtctctgctgcctggaagtgagggcacaacccagaggaattatcccgagcacgctcagggcactcgggtactgagcagtcctgctggggtccctgtgtgggagacacttcctgaaacctgggagtgactgcacggggtgcccatggtggggaaaggacagaggggcagagcaaggctccagtgtgtcctgagagggcctggctgggtccccttgggctgtgggagctctcccagcccagatggaggaagggcggctgggaggacaggcaggagggagtttgcgagggatacttgcagcactgcctgctgcagttctccccagggattcaaggagcattttccttgtgcGACTGAGAGAACtgccacgggccctgggctgctccagccacctctccagggatgttgtACAGGGTCTGCAAATAAGATAGGGATTGAccatgagcctgcccagagctccccaggcccctgagcagctttggccttgtccattcacatctggctcccatggccttacctgaTCTatatgcagtgcccagttccctgaggcagaaggggattccagcacatcatggaaatggttctgatctttgcaaacttctaggttgggatcaagacatggattatctgggaaagctgctggattatggcttgagactcatgggaaatcctggaggcaagtgctcaatgtacctttcctgagagaatacacagtgaccaggtggcaagagctcatacatttgccctttcacttaagatcatctgaaggttgatggaatatggaaaatttgctctgctcccttctggagccctgagggatcccacaggatcactgtcagtgggaggaaggagcatttagctgtccatcttcctcccgtgtgaaATGCCcatgtgtccttccatgtgctctgtgcagccacagagaagagcagagagggaaggggccgggcccagggctgtgccctggggctgagccttgtgggcagcctgaggatctcctgcagtgccacaggagctcttctgtcctgcctttctttgcagctgaacttgctggtgaaggtggtgcagcttcccaagccacgtccaggacggagcctctgggagatggtgagggtaggtcaaggcctttccccctgggagagctgctagctcagagcccaaagcggggccaggggggcatcgctgcaggtgccagcacagaaccatgcacgtgtgtgccctcgccatGCGcgatcccctccctgctcctgtggctcaggcacGGCAGCGGTTTGGAAACAGGAgagccctgaccctgccctgaaAGCCAAGACATTTTCTTAAACGTATCCCCATGTTTAACGCAcatgacatcctgaagatgccagcacccaaatcaggaactcttccatctaatccaactgtcctttttcctgtctgaagtgatggaccaaacatctgtgcagaaggaggcacatcctggaggaagcataTCCTCATGGgtagcccctgctgcaggaaggaaggcgatgccagacacgggcacaggcacagcaggtaattgctatgccgggctcagccctgaccggggctgtgtggcagcagctcttcccccagggcctgcccttgcccatcccggcagcagccaaagctggaggcgccttggcttccaggcctctggagctggttcagagccccggggaaacgggactggtgcagcaacgtccctggcgctgcagctgctgcggagctggccctgagtgcccagaggcccaaggcacaggagcagccccgagcgggagccctgccgccagcccagggccagagccagccctggctcccgactgggcaggggctgcgctgggtcctgacagggcctgagcctgtcccctggggctgggggagctgtcacggggcagggagggccagggctggcagtggctgctcagggatggctttggcccgtgtccctggcagcagccactgcccaagcagctgcgctgcccccgggctctcctcccggcctgctgggctttgttggctggcacagcctgtgccaagggccggcaaggtgcctgcaggccccagctctgggggaaacagaggacgTCCTGCCCTTATtcaccatgctgccagctcagcagtgcagcacagcacgggctcacgctccccattgctcccacagatgcagccagcaccacaacacgtgtttgCGATGCCCAGAAAGGCCTCAGAAGTGTCTTCcatatgggaacaggctgctgggcagggttaatggcaggcctgcttctGTTGGACCTTGTTCTcatattgtgctgtgtcagaatctggtgtaactggaagaagaaatggtgagtggtcatctttccctgaaagagtttcttttgaaagtctaatgtagacaggaaccattcccactgaggctgcagtggagttgtggccagtccatggttctccaaacaactctgctgagggttgtgctgctgcccagtgcttccattggcctctcaattgctgggccttgtcctgggggccccgctggagctgcagccagtgctggctcccactgaggctgcctggccaagagcagccccaggggcacggggcagaggcagagggaggtggggaggagaaagagcagggccaagattgcccttgaaaggcagacgcgctctggggcccgctcctggccaggtaccctgcccagagccgtgccctgctggccggggccttgaggggcagctgtccagctgggcccagctgtgccagcagctccagccgtgctggggagccttgccagctctgggccctgctgtgcacgagagtccctgtgtgccactggcagctgggacctcagccacctcctctctccacaggagcacctctggaacttCACAAGACCAGCCAAAGGCCTCAGTGCGGGAGAACTGGGCCTGTCATCAtgcatctccgtgccagtgtcCATTGTCCCTTCCAGAGGTGTATTACCAGCTTATTGCTGGAAATATGCTGTAGCCAGTACCTAGAACAGAACCGTCTCTCCCTGAAGGGCCTGGCGTCGCtctccatccaggacaggaggtgcagccctctaGCCAGGGAATGGATTGTTCCAGAAGTtatatttacttgtaaaaattttaaatgtttattaaaaaccttattagaaatataacaggACACTGAATAAGGAAAATGTTACGTCGTCGGGAGTAGAGGTTTTTTCCCACCACATtctcatccacacaatggaggtttcaccttttaactcttttgcccttcttaaagttctgtccatcgactccttctttgatgcccagtggtggagtttacttccttacatctcacttggaggtcaggtgctgctgtcgtAGCAATTTGACCCTCTTATATGTCCCAAACTTAGGTAACGCCAAGATAACACATCAGGGGGTAAAActtatctataaatatataaaacttctcttaacatatatacatgacatttttcctttaattgtgagagtcaactgtcgCATTAttcatctatcacaggcttgagtccagcttcagctcaggtgtcgGTGTGCTACCACCCgcactggcggagctgctcgtctgggcacagccaggcatgggcaggcagcagctgggcatggggctcattCGACCAACAGCACtctcatgttatctttgtcttttcttttgaaacatttagatatgtttttcctttgtagcattgagaaatgtttttcatagaatacggacaccagatatttgttcccctttcctccaacagtTCTGTAATTGATAAAGTAGCTTTACAGTCAGggaaacctagaatcttctgacacattggcaataaaagtaaaattgcttttaattcttaatgtttagtCTTACTCAGCCTGAAAAGACTGGCATAgctcaggggaattatcccaagcaggctcagggcactcaggttctgagcag
This window contains:
- the LOC135299792 gene encoding uncharacterized protein LOC135299792 — encoded protein: MVKELLQTEQEVDGEAGQKAAFPEGSSGSMTDSAVGLEAMTGTVTGGWDQDMDYLGKLLDYGLRLMGNPGAELAGEGGAASQATSRTEPLGDGEVMDQTSVQKEAHPGGSISSWVAPAAGRKAMPDTGTGTADAASTTTRVCDAQKGLRSVFHMGTGCWAGLMAGLLLLDLVLILCCVRIWCNWKKKCWDLSHLLSPQEHLWNFTRPAKGLILSIDSFFDAQWWSLLPYISLGGQVLLS